Proteins encoded by one window of uncultured Ilyobacter sp.:
- the meaB gene encoding methylmalonyl Co-A mutase-associated GTPase MeaB: MEDFKQGLLQGKKRAAARLISMGENGQQEALDVIKELYHKTGNAYVIGVTGPPGAGKSTLTDKLVKVCRAAGHKVGVIAVDPTSPFTGGAILGDRIRMSDLNTDPGVFIRSMGARGNLGGISEATGVAVDILDIYGCEYIFVETVGVGQSEVDIVKSCDTTLMVMVPGLGDDIQAIKAGVMEIGDVFVINKADRDGAEKTAREIRMMLEFNKNEWNPPVNMAIAVENQGIKELFDSILEHREYMTGSGKGHIRRVENRKSELLTIVKERMTRKLFEKTYNGEVIDNLSQKVAKKETDPYSAAQMILEKINMN, from the coding sequence ATGGAAGATTTTAAGCAAGGACTTTTACAAGGAAAGAAAAGGGCTGCTGCTAGATTGATATCCATGGGTGAAAACGGGCAACAAGAGGCTTTAGATGTGATAAAGGAGCTTTATCATAAAACGGGTAACGCCTATGTTATAGGTGTTACCGGCCCTCCTGGGGCAGGGAAGAGTACTTTGACAGACAAACTTGTAAAAGTATGCAGAGCCGCAGGACACAAAGTGGGAGTCATAGCTGTAGATCCTACCAGTCCTTTCACAGGTGGAGCTATCCTAGGGGATAGAATAAGAATGAGCGACCTAAATACTGATCCAGGGGTTTTTATAAGATCAATGGGTGCGAGAGGAAATTTGGGAGGAATCTCAGAAGCTACAGGAGTTGCCGTTGATATATTAGACATATACGGCTGCGAATATATATTTGTTGAAACTGTTGGAGTAGGACAGTCAGAAGTTGATATCGTAAAATCATGTGATACCACACTTATGGTAATGGTCCCAGGCTTAGGGGACGATATCCAGGCAATCAAAGCAGGAGTTATGGAAATCGGAGATGTGTTTGTAATAAATAAGGCAGACAGAGACGGAGCTGAAAAAACAGCCCGTGAAATTCGGATGATGCTCGAGTTTAATAAAAATGAGTGGAATCCTCCGGTTAATATGGCTATTGCTGTTGAAAATCAGGGTATTAAGGAGTTGTTTGATTCTATTCTCGAACATCGTGAATATATGACCGGAAGTGGAAAAGGTCATATCAGAAGGGTAGAGAACAGAAAGAGTGAACTGTTGACAATAGTAAAGGAAAGAATGACAAGAAAGCTTTTTGAGAAAACATATAATGGTGAAGTAATAGATAATTTGTCTCAAAAAGTTGCTAAAAAGGAAACTGATCCTTATTCAGCTGCACAAATGATATTAGAAAAAATAAATATGAATTAA
- a CDS encoding OadG family transporter subunit — protein sequence MNIAELMKLFGNPETIKSLGMGDKMMGVGVTVILGMGITVIALIFIQFMIGFMTSMLAEKPKTAAESTPGPTKTQAAPVQEEVPATNDEELVAVIAAAVAAHLGTSTGNLLIKNIRKVADATPTWGKAGIVDQMSTRF from the coding sequence ATGAATATTGCAGAACTTATGAAGCTGTTTGGGAATCCTGAAACCATCAAAAGCCTGGGTATGGGGGATAAAATGATGGGTGTAGGTGTGACTGTAATCCTTGGTATGGGTATCACAGTTATTGCACTTATATTCATACAGTTTATGATAGGATTCATGACAAGCATGTTGGCTGAGAAGCCAAAGACAGCGGCGGAAAGTACGCCAGGACCAACAAAGACTCAGGCTGCACCAGTTCAAGAAGAAGTTCCGGCAACGAACGATGAAGAATTAGTAGCCGTAATAGCTGCTGCTGTAGCAGCACATCTGGGGACTTCTACAGGTAATCTTCTTATAAAGAATATTAGAAAAGTTGCAGATGCTACTCCAACTTGGGGAAAAGCAGGAATTGTAGATCAGATGAGTACAAGATTTTAA
- the mce gene encoding methylmalonyl-CoA epimerase codes for MKALKVDHIGIAVKDLDAVVKFYEDVMGIPLHGIETVEEQKVRVAFMPVGDTEIELLESTSPDGPIAKFIDKKGEGVQHVAFKVENIEEAIADMKEKGYRMIDESPRYGAGGAKIAFMHPKGTCGVLIELSERQ; via the coding sequence ATGAAAGCATTAAAAGTAGATCATATTGGTATTGCCGTAAAAGATCTTGACGCTGTTGTAAAATTTTATGAGGATGTAATGGGTATCCCTTTACACGGAATCGAAACTGTGGAAGAGCAAAAAGTAAGAGTTGCTTTTATGCCTGTAGGAGACACTGAGATTGAATTATTAGAATCTACTTCTCCAGATGGTCCTATTGCAAAATTCATCGATAAAAAAGGTGAGGGAGTTCAACACGTGGCTTTTAAAGTAGAAAACATTGAGGAAGCTATAGCGGATATGAAGGAAAAGGGATACAGAATGATAGATGAGTCTCCTAGATACGGTGCTGGAGGGGCAAAAATAGCCTTTATGCATCCAAAAGGAACTTGTGGAGTGCTAATCGAATTAAGTGAAAGACAATAA
- a CDS encoding acyl-CoA carboxylase subunit beta — MSVAASKIEKMIKMKERISLGGGAKRIEKQHEKGKMTARERLEYFFDAGSFVEIDAFVQHRCTNFGMDKQDLPCESVVTGYGMVDGRLVYAFSQDFTVTGGALGEMHAKKICKAMDMSAKVGAPFVGLNDSGGARIQEAVDALSGYGDIFYRNSIYSGVIPQISAIMGPCAGGAVYSPALTDFIFMVDQTSQMFITGPQVIKTVTGEIVTAEELGGAMTHNSVSGCAQFVSQDDKACLDDIRRLIGFLPSNNMEKTPEFAFDGDLNVMLDDLNTIIPDSPNRAYDMFDVIAKIVDDADYMEYQPHYSKNLITCFARINGKSVGIVANQPKVMAGCLDMNAGDKCAKFVRTCDAFNIPILTLVDVPGFLPGTTQEYGGIIRHGAKMLYAYSEATVPKVTLITRKAYGGAYLAMCSKAMGADVALAWPTAEIAVMGAAGAVNIIFRNDIKAAEDKKAMAKQRFDEYTEEFASPYQAARRGMVDDVIEPKTTRQRLVDAFNMLEGKREKLPAKKHGNIPL; from the coding sequence ATGTCTGTTGCTGCTTCTAAAATAGAGAAGATGATAAAAATGAAAGAAAGAATTTCTCTTGGTGGTGGAGCTAAGAGAATCGAAAAACAACACGAAAAAGGAAAAATGACTGCTCGTGAAAGACTTGAGTATTTTTTCGATGCTGGAAGTTTTGTAGAAATTGATGCTTTTGTACAGCATAGATGTACAAACTTTGGAATGGACAAGCAAGATCTTCCATGTGAATCAGTAGTAACTGGTTACGGAATGGTTGACGGAAGACTTGTATATGCTTTTTCACAAGATTTTACCGTAACAGGTGGAGCACTTGGAGAGATGCATGCAAAGAAGATATGTAAAGCGATGGATATGTCTGCAAAAGTAGGAGCCCCTTTCGTAGGCTTGAACGACTCAGGTGGAGCTAGAATACAAGAGGCAGTGGATGCACTTTCTGGATATGGAGATATCTTCTACAGAAACTCTATATATTCTGGAGTTATACCTCAAATTTCTGCAATCATGGGTCCTTGTGCAGGAGGAGCAGTTTATTCTCCAGCTCTTACTGACTTTATATTCATGGTAGATCAAACTTCTCAGATGTTCATCACAGGACCTCAAGTAATCAAAACTGTAACTGGAGAGATAGTTACAGCTGAAGAGCTTGGTGGAGCTATGACTCATAACTCTGTAAGTGGATGTGCGCAGTTTGTATCCCAAGATGATAAAGCTTGTCTTGATGACATCAGAAGACTTATTGGATTCTTACCATCAAATAACATGGAAAAAACACCTGAATTTGCTTTTGACGGTGACTTAAATGTTATGCTAGATGATCTGAATACAATTATTCCAGACAGCCCTAACAGAGCGTATGACATGTTTGACGTAATAGCTAAAATAGTTGATGACGCAGACTATATGGAATATCAGCCACACTATTCTAAAAACCTTATCACTTGTTTTGCTAGAATCAACGGTAAATCCGTAGGTATCGTAGCAAACCAACCAAAAGTAATGGCTGGATGTTTAGACATGAATGCCGGTGATAAATGTGCTAAATTTGTAAGAACTTGTGACGCATTCAACATCCCTATACTAACATTAGTTGACGTACCTGGGTTCCTCCCTGGAACTACTCAAGAGTACGGAGGAATCATCAGACATGGAGCAAAAATGCTTTATGCTTACAGTGAGGCAACTGTACCCAAGGTAACACTAATAACGCGTAAAGCTTATGGTGGGGCATACCTTGCTATGTGTTCCAAAGCTATGGGAGCAGATGTGGCTTTAGCCTGGCCTACAGCAGAGATCGCAGTTATGGGAGCAGCTGGAGCAGTTAATATCATCTTTAGAAATGATATTAAAGCGGCAGAAGACAAGAAAGCGATGGCTAAACAGAGATTTGATGAATATACAGAAGAATTTGCCAGTCCTTATCAAGCAGCAAGAAGAGGTATGGTTGATGATGTAATTGAACCTAAGACAACTAGACAGAGACTTGTTGATGCATTTAATATGCTTGAAGGTAAGAGGGAAAAATTACCTGCTAAAAAGCATGGAAATATCCCTTTATAA
- a CDS encoding biotin/lipoyl-containing protein: MKNFKIVVNGNEYDVAVEEIGGVSSAPAARPAAAPKPAASKPAASKPAAAPKPLTTAAGAGAGVNTVTAPMPGTIINVGCHAGAKVSKGDILVVLEAMKMENEIMAPHDGTVTEVRVQQGASVNAGDILVVLS; this comes from the coding sequence ATGAAAAACTTCAAAATAGTAGTTAATGGAAATGAGTATGATGTGGCAGTAGAAGAAATCGGAGGAGTATCTTCTGCACCAGCAGCAAGACCGGCAGCAGCACCAAAGCCAGCAGCATCAAAACCAGCAGCATCAAAACCAGCAGCAGCACCAAAACCACTAACTACTGCGGCAGGAGCAGGGGCAGGAGTAAACACAGTAACTGCACCTATGCCTGGTACAATAATTAATGTAGGGTGCCATGCAGGAGCAAAAGTTTCTAAAGGTGACATCTTAGTAGTATTAGAAGCAATGAAGATGGAGAATGAAATTATGGCTCCTCATGACGGAACAGTTACTGAAGTAAGAGTTCAGCAGGGTGCTTCAGTTAATGCAGGAGATATACTAGTAGTATTATCTTAA